The sequence CCACGATGAACAGCTCGCCGTGCTCATCCACGCGTGCGATATCGCCCGTGTTGAGCCAACCCTGCGCATCCAGACAGGCGCGCGTGGCCTCAGGCTGACGAAAGTAGCCCCGCATGACATTCGGCCCGCGGACCCACAGCTCACCGGTTTCCGGGGCATCCGCATCGGCACTCTCAAGCGGCTCGAGACGGTACTCGAGCAATGGCAGTACACGTCCGACGGTGGTGCTCGTGTGGTGATCGTCCATACGCGTCTGGCTGATCGTGGGACTCGCCTCGGTGAGTCCGTAGCCGTTGTGCAAGGTCAAGCCGAAGCAGGCCTCGACGCGCCGCTTGGTCTCACCGTCCAGCGGCGAGCCTCCGGCCGAGATGTATCGCAGCTCGGGTGCGGTCAGCGTCATGCCCTGCTGTTTGAGCGCCTCCAACAGCCGTGCGTACATCGCCGGCACCCCCGACAGGACGGTAATCCGTTCGCTGGCAAGCGCGTGCAGCAGCGCGGCAGGCTCGAACCGTGGCGCGGGGTACAGGCACGCACCGTTGTACAGCGAGCCCACGCACACCGACGCCAGCCCGAACACATGCGACATGGGCAGCACGCCGTAGACCCGATCACCCTCACCGAGGCTGCGCATCCCGCCGGAGATGGAGGCGATGAACAAAATGCCCCGATGGGTCAGCATCACGCCTTTCGGGGTGCCGGTCGTACCGGAGGTATAGATCAGCGCCGCGACCTGCTCTGCACCCCTGTGATGAACCGGCTCCGCCGTCGTCTCGGCCAGGGGACCGATCATCAATTCGCCCAGACCGGCATGATCGAAGCGTCCAGCGCCGTGGCGCTCGCCATGCTCGCGGGCTTCGACCGACACGCCGGTGGTGTAGAAGACCCGGCGTGGCTCGCAATTGTCGCGAATCGCATCCACTTCCGCCGCGGACAGCCGCGCATTGACGATGGCTAGCCAGGCGTCCAGCTCGCTGGCTGCCAGCAGCAGCACGACCAGCGCCCGGCAATTTTCACCTACGCTCATCAACCGATCGCCAGGACGTACGCCCAGCTCGCGCAGCCAGTCGACCGCTTCCCGGACCTGGCAGCCCAGCTCGGCATAGCTCCAGCGCACATCTCCTTCCACCAGCGCGCTGCGCTCAGGATGGGTTTCGCCGAACGCCAGCACCCGCGTGCTCAGCCGGTCTGGAAGTTCAGCGAGCAGCTCACTCGCCCAGCGGCCATTGATGAGTTCGTCCGGAGCGGTAAAGGCTTGGGAAAGTCGCATCAGCGCACCTCGCATGGCTTCAGGAGCCAATGAGGGATGCACGTCATGGCGCAGCAAGGCTCGGATTGAGGGCGACCGTTACACCGGGAATGAGGGTTACTCATGGCATTCGTCCTGACCATTTTGTCGTTTTTGTAGGGATGGCAAAGAATTCTGCGTTCAGTCGGTGCGTTTCGCTGTGCGGAACGTCATTTCGACCGAATCCCCTCGACTTTTGCACAGCCAACCGAGCGGGTCAATTCGCGAGCCATCGACAAAACAGCCGCTGCCGGCATAAGGGCCGAGCCAGTAGAACGGATGAATCGGCATTGATACGTGACGAATGCGACGTCCGCCCCCGCTCGTCACGCCTGCTGGGCGCGGTCAAGCCCGGCGGTGCGATTGCCGCCGGGCGCCACCCTGTGTCGGATCAGCCGCGCGCACGCTCGGCGTCACGCAACGCCTTGACCTGATCATGGTTGCGCTGAACGCCCTGGAGCTGGCGCTCCACGACCGCGCGGACATCGACCGGCAGGTCCTTTTCCAGCGCTTTGCGATAGCTTTTGAGCGCAACGTCTTCACCGCGCTCACACTCGTTGAGAATGGCCTCGTCGCTCTTTCCGGTGATCATCGACTTCAGGTCGACCCAACGCCGGTGCATATCGCCCGCGGTGCTGGTAGAGGTTTCCGGATCGCCGCCCAGGGACCTGACCAGTTGCTGCAACTCGGCGGCCGCCGTCGCGCAGTCCTGGGCGCGCTGGGTCATGGTGGTTTTCAACTGGGGGTTCTTGAGATCCTCGGCGCATTCGAGGAAGCCCTTCTCACCGTCCT is a genomic window of Stutzerimonas stutzeri containing:
- a CDS encoding PA2169 family four-helix-bundle protein; this translates as MDTNDTISVLNDLIETSKDGEKGFLECAEDLKNPQLKTTMTQRAQDCATAAAELQQLVRSLGGDPETSTSTAGDMHRRWVDLKSMITGKSDEAILNECERGEDVALKSYRKALEKDLPVDVRAVVERQLQGVQRNHDQVKALRDAERARG
- a CDS encoding class I adenylate-forming enzyme family protein, giving the protein MRLSQAFTAPDELINGRWASELLAELPDRLSTRVLAFGETHPERSALVEGDVRWSYAELGCQVREAVDWLRELGVRPGDRLMSVGENCRALVVLLLAASELDAWLAIVNARLSAAEVDAIRDNCEPRRVFYTTGVSVEAREHGERHGAGRFDHAGLGELMIGPLAETTAEPVHHRGAEQVAALIYTSGTTGTPKGVMLTHRGILFIASISGGMRSLGEGDRVYGVLPMSHVFGLASVCVGSLYNGACLYPAPRFEPAALLHALASERITVLSGVPAMYARLLEALKQQGMTLTAPELRYISAGGSPLDGETKRRVEACFGLTLHNGYGLTEASPTISQTRMDDHHTSTTVGRVLPLLEYRLEPLESADADAPETGELWVRGPNVMRGYFRQPEATRACLDAQGWLNTGDIARVDEHGELFIVGRSKELIIRSGFNIYPPDVEAVLNAHPQVTLCAVVGRQVPGNEEVVAFVQCAAGANVSEEELLRFAAQRLAPYKRPCQLILVDALPATATGKVLKGQLRQRAQAMAGPR